From a single Mangifera indica cultivar Alphonso chromosome 19, CATAS_Mindica_2.1, whole genome shotgun sequence genomic region:
- the LOC123202694 gene encoding protein NRT1/ PTR FAMILY 5.10-like → MMDDIPTLPDAATPLLEDSVDGSVDYKGRPAKRSTSGRWRSASFIIAVEMAERFAYYGIGSNLITYLTGPLGQSTATAAENVNAWSGTASLLPLLGAFVADSFLGRYRTIVVASLMYILGLGLLTLSAMLPLPDTSDCQNTNKIKSCPQYQFQVILFFFSLYLVALGQGGHKPCVQAFGADQFDGQDPEECKLKSSFFNWWYFGICGGTLLTLIILNYIQDNLNWVLGFGLPCILMVIALFIFLLGTKTYRFSIKGDGKSPFVRIGSVFVAAARNWRTTPSAIALQEEARGTLPHQNSEQYKFLNKALLAPDGSKEYGKLCSISEVEEAKAFLRLVPIWVTSLIYAIVFAQSSTFFTKQGVTMDRSITPTFDIPAASLQSFISLAIFLTIPIYDRVFVPIARTISGKPSGITMLQRIGTGMFLSVLSMVIAALVEMKRLKTAKEYGLIDKPNVTIPVSVCWLIPQYILFGVADAFTMVGLQEFFYDQVSSELRSVGLSLYLSIFGVGSFLSSFLVSAIDKATSGDGHESWFANNLNKGHLDYFYWLLAGLSIIEFVVYLYFAKSYIYNQLSKI, encoded by the exons ATGATGGACGACATCCCTACTCTCCCTGACGCCGCAACTCCGCTTCTTGAAGATAGCGTTGATGGCTCCGTTGACTACAAAGGCCGACCAGCCAAAAGATCCACTTCTGGCCGCTGGAGATCTGCATCTTTCATTATTGCTGTTGAGATGGCTGAGAGATTCGCCTATTATGGTATTGGTTCCAACCTTATTACCTACTTGACTGGCCCACTGGGTCAGTCCACTGCAACGGCGGCGGAGAACGTCAACGCCTGGTCAGGCACGGCCTCGCTTCTGCCTCTTTTAGGAGCATTTGTTGCTGATTCTTTCCTTGGACGTTACCGTACTATTGTTGTCGCCAGTCTTATGTACATTCTG GGACTGGGCTTGCTGACTTTATCAGCTATGTTGCCATTGCCCGACACTTCTGATTGccaaaacacaaataaaatcaaatcatgtCCTCAATATCAGTTCCAagtaattttattcttcttctctttgtaCTTGGTAGCACTTGGGCAAGGAGGGCACAAGCCTTGTGTTCAGGCTTTTGGTGCGGATCAGTTTGATGGTCAGGATCCAGAGGAATGCAAGCTGAAAAGTTCGTTCTTTAATTGGTGGTATTTCGGAATCTGTGGGGGAACCTTGTTAACACTTATAATCTTAAACTACATCCAAGACAACCTCAATTGGGTTCTTGGGTTTGGACTTCCATGTATATTGATGGTTATTGCCCTGTTTATTTTCTTGCTTGGAACCAAGACTTATCGATTTAGCATAAAAGGTGATGGGAAAAGCCCGTTTGTGAGAATTGGTAGTGTTTTTGTTGCTGCTGCTAGGAATTGGCGAACTACTCCTTCTGCTATAGCTCTTCAAGAGGAAGCTCGTGGAACCTTGCCACATCAAAATTCTGAGCAATACAA GTTTCTCAACAAAGCCCTTCTTGCACCAGATGGTTCAAAGGAATATGGGAAGTTGTGTAGCATCAGCGAAGTTGAAGAAGCAAAAGCATTTCTGAGGCTTGTTCCAATATGGGTTACGAGCTTGATCTATGCCATTGTGTTTGCTCAATCTTCAACTTTCTTTACAAAGCAAGGAGTTACAATGGACAGATCAATTACACCAACCTTTGACATACCAGCTGCTTCACTTCAATCCTTCATAAGCCTTGCCATTTTTCTCACCATTCCCATCTACGACCGTGTTTTTGTTCCTATTGCAAGAACCATCTCCGGGAAACCTTCTGGCATTACAATGCTTCAAAGAATTGGAACTGGGATGTTTTTATCTGTTTTGTCAATGGTGATTGCAGCTTTAGTTGAGATGAAGAGACTTAAAACTGCTAAAGAATATGGACTGATTGACAAGCCAAATGTGACAATTCCAGTAAGTGTGTGCTGGTTGATTCCTCAATATATCTTGTTTGGTGTCGCTGATGCTTTCACCATGGTTGGTCTTCAAGAATTTTTCTATGATCAAGTCTCATCTGAATTAAGGAGTGTAGGTCTCTCACTATACCTCAGCATCTTCGGTGTTGGTAGCTTTCTTAGCAGCTTTCTAGTATCTGCCATTGATAAAGCAACCAGTGGAGATGGCCATGAAAGCTGGTTCGCTAATAATCTGAACAAGGGACATCTTGATTACTTCTATTGGCTTCTTGCTGGACTGAGTATTATAGAATTTGTGGTCTACTTGTATTTTGCAAAGTCATACATTTATAATCAGTTAAGCAAAATATGA